A section of the Amphiura filiformis unplaced genomic scaffold, Afil_fr2py scaffold_212, whole genome shotgun sequence genome encodes:
- the LOC140145316 gene encoding uncharacterized protein, giving the protein MTGIRRILPLLTLLLWSQCGSSTDPGQVRLVGGSNSNEGRVQVFYNDTWGTVCNDLWDNNDAMVVCRQLGLSSGNAEAVNYPQSRESREGTEQIWLDDVGCSGSENALHECRHSGWGVYQCKIYNQGAGVICKEVNGFKTSQYLEEFECFLDDVCLVPAKTVFLGDFNIHVDQPTKPEVIRFCDTLSAHGLHQYVQEPTHISGHILDLVISRIEDRLVSNCCVLPSLGSDHKIVDCVFDYAKPIPQKMKSTVRNFKKMDKCVFSSDLTLAVGGIDFRGTVDEMLEQLESSITCVLDAHAPPQTRSRSLRPRFPWYNEEINDARCKRRKLERKWRKNKTNDNHVAYVDQCNIVNKLIQTAKEVYYNDELEFSDCKNMFGIMNKLLNKNVKSLPSCDSMSELSNSFAQFFINKVAKIRQELVSVSDRNHDNCVIDSNIVIDVEQFDTFKPVSAEDIEKTVLASSNKSCVLDTLPMWLCKDNIKIMCQALEVVVNKSFCSGEFPSKLREAVVCPVLKKSTLDKNVLNNYRPVSNIRYYSKIIEKIASVQLQNHLHSHGLQEEFQSAYRAQHSTETALLRVKTDIMTDMDRGNAVFVVLLDLSAAFDTVDHQILLDRLSTTFNITGMALRWIKSYLQGRSFRVSIGGDLSVSEEAEESSDAACTASGKYTLEFGVPQGSVLGPLFLCYIPTILAQSFVSMALPITFMLMTFSFIWHLIQKLMELPN; this is encoded by the exons ATGACTGGTATCCGTAGGATTCTACCATTGCTTACATTGCTCCTTTGGAGCCAATGTGGTTCAAGTACCG ATCCTGGTCAAGTCCGTCTTGTTGGTGGCAGCAATTCAAATGAAGGCAGAGTGCAAGTATTTTACAATGATACCTGGGGTACAGTGTGTAATGACTTATGGGACAATAATGATGCAATGGTAGTTTGTCGTCAACTTGGATTGTCATCTGGTAATGCAGAAGCAGTTAACTATCCTCAGTCTAGAGAGTCTAGAGAGGGTACGGAACAAATATGGTTGGATGATGTGGGCTGTTCTGGATCGGAAAATGCTTTACATGAATGCAGACATAGTGGATGGGGAGTATACCAGTGTAAAATATACAACCAAGGTGCAGGGGTCATTTGCAAAGAAG TAAATGGCTTCAAAACCAGCCAATATTTAGAGGAATTTGAATGTTTCCTTGATGATGTGTGTCTTGTTCCTGCCAAAACTGTATTTCTGGGAGATTTCAACATCCATGTAGATCAGCCTACTAAACCGGAAGTCATCAGATTCTGTGATACCCTATCAGCACATGGATTACACCAGTATGTTCAAGAACCCACGCACATTAGTGGACATATTTTAGATTTAGTCATATCGCGCATTGAGGACAGATTGGTTTCTAATTGCTGTGTATTACCATCGTTAGGTTCCGATCATAAGATCGTTGATTGTGTTTTTGACTATGCTAAACCCATTCCTCAAAAAATGAAATCTACTGTAAGGAACTTTAAGAAAATGGACAAATGTGTATTTTCTAGTGACTTAACTTTAGCAGTTGGTGGTATTGACTTTCGAGGTACTGTTGATGAGATGCTTGAGCAGCTTGAATCGTCGATTACTTGTGTTCTTGATGCTCATGCACCTCCTCAGACACGTTCTCGAAGCTTGAGACCACGCTTTCCTTGGTACAatgaggaaattaatgatgcaaggTGTAAGCGTCGTAAACTAGAACGTAAATGGCGCAAAAATAAAACCAATGATAATCATGTTGCTTATGTCGACCAgtgcaatattgttaacaaaCTCATTCAAACTGCGAAAGAGGTATATTACAATGATGAACTTGAATTTTCTGACTGTAAGAATATGTTTGGTATAATGAACAAACTGTTGAACAAAAATGTCAAATCTTTACCCAGTTGTGATTCAATGTCTGAACTGAGCAACTCCTTTGCTCAGTTTTTCATCAACAAGGTTGCTAAGATAAGACAAGAACTTGTCTCGGTTTCTGATAGAAATCATGATAATTGTGTTATTGACTCCAATATAGTTATTGATGTTGAACAATTTGATACTTTCAAACCTGTGAGTGCAGAAGACATTGAAAAGACAGTTCTTGCTTCTTCTAATAAGTCATGTGTGTTAGACACACTACCGATGTGGTTGTGTAAAGATAATATCAAGATTATGTGTCAAGCTCTGGAGGTAGTTGTTAACAAATCTTTTTGTAGTGGTGAATTCCCTTCTAAGCTTCGCGAAGCAGTGGTATGCCCTGTTTTAAAGAAGTCCACCCTTGACAAAAATGTCTTGAACAATTATCGCCCTGTTTCCAACATAAGGTACTACTCAAAAATCATTGAGAAGATTGCCTCAGTTCAATTACAGAATCACCTTCACTCACATGGTCTTCAGGAGGAGTTCCAATCGGCGTATAGGGCGCAACATAGCACGGAAACAGCATTGCTCCGTGTAAAAACTGACATCATGACGGATATGGATCGTGGCAATGCGGTGTTTGTGGTGCTACTGGATCTTTCAGCAGCCTTCGACACGGTGGATCACCAAATCCTGCTCGATCGTTTATCAACCACTTTTAACATAACTGGTATGGCGCTGAGGTGGATTAAATCTTACCTCCAGGGGCGTAGTTTTCGTGTTTCCATCGGTGGTGATCTCTCCGTGTCGGAGGAGGCTGAGGAATCCAGTGATGCTGCATGCACAGCATCGGGCAAGTATACTCTGGAATTTGGAGTACCTCAAGGATCGGTTCTCGGACCGCTGTTTTTGTGTTATATACCAACTATATTGGCGCAATCATTCGTCAGCATGGCATTGCctatcacatttatgctgatgacatTCAGCTTTATCTGGCATTTGATCCAAAAACTGATGGAGCTGCCGAATTAG